In one window of Thermodesulfobacteriota bacterium DNA:
- a CDS encoding HlyD family secretion protein, giving the protein MILKDLKSKLNIDIIKYTVKFWVLLIIFIIIILIFYYVLLDRYTPYTSAAYIQAYVTQIAPQVDGPVTKIYVNNDSYVENGQPLFEIDYRPYAYKVKQLQAKLVKTRQDIMQLESSIEAANAVVTQSKADVDFAQKRLRDLQPLVKQNFIAQLQFDQARDDLNAKIALSNKAKADLRRAEQALELKIDGDYAIIKEVESDLELAEYYLAQSTVYAPSDGLVSNLQLSIGTYVNVGEPVMSFVDANNWWILANFKENSIGRIRPGQNAEVSIALYPGKIFKAKVESLDWGVSAGQGIPSGELPVVKNPQNWVKLAQRFPVRLKLTNLDSQDPLRIGGSTSVTVDTGGGFILNGLARLWLRIGSYVNYIY; this is encoded by the coding sequence ATGATACTTAAAGATCTAAAGTCCAAACTTAACATAGACATTATCAAATACACCGTAAAATTCTGGGTTTTACTCATAATCTTCATCATCATTATCCTTATTTTTTACTATGTCTTGCTCGACCGTTACACCCCCTATACAAGCGCCGCATACATCCAGGCTTATGTCACACAGATAGCCCCTCAGGTGGACGGTCCCGTCACTAAAATCTATGTGAATAATGATTCGTATGTGGAGAATGGGCAACCCCTTTTTGAAATTGATTACCGTCCCTACGCATACAAGGTAAAACAACTACAGGCCAAACTAGTAAAAACCAGACAGGATATCATGCAACTGGAAAGTTCTATAGAAGCAGCAAATGCCGTTGTTACTCAGAGTAAAGCCGATGTCGATTTTGCACAGAAGAGACTTAGAGACCTCCAACCGCTCGTGAAGCAGAATTTCATAGCGCAACTCCAGTTCGATCAGGCAAGAGACGATCTGAACGCAAAAATTGCCTTATCGAACAAGGCTAAAGCAGATTTGCGCAGAGCAGAACAGGCATTAGAATTAAAGATTGATGGAGATTATGCCATAATTAAGGAAGTTGAATCAGACCTAGAACTGGCGGAATATTACCTCGCTCAAAGTACTGTTTACGCGCCATCTGATGGTCTTGTATCGAATTTACAGCTCAGTATCGGCACTTATGTCAATGTTGGTGAGCCAGTAATGTCATTCGTAGATGCTAATAACTGGTGGATTCTAGCAAACTTCAAAGAGAATAGCATAGGTCGTATTCGGCCTGGACAGAATGCCGAAGTGAGCATAGCTTTATACCCTGGTAAGATATTTAAGGCAAAGGTTGAAAGTCTTGATTGGGGGGTGAGTGCTGGTCAGGGAATACCCTCAGGCGAATTGCCGGTAGTGAAAAACCCTCAAAATTGGGTTAAGCTTGCCCAAAGATTCCCAGTACGTTTAAAACTCACAAATTTGGATTCTCAGGATCCATTACGAATCGGAGGCTCAACGAGTGTAACCGTCGACACTGGCGGGGGATTCATCTTGAACGGCCTGGCAAGACTTTGGCTGCGAATCGGAAGTTATGTAAATTACATCTATTGA
- a CDS encoding FUSC family protein, which yields MTLQDHIRTYRVRYAIKATLASIICVIINVIWHLEYGFFSVITAYILISMYHDNTLLRGIERFIGIFIGSMIALLIVNLFTDSKLVYLLGMSTWIFICMYLYNDSRFPFPYAALMCGLFSGLVMLKGTDSYDEVHQFAISLIKQIAIGVIVATLTDRFIWSLRSDRHLRDALSAVLNDFGSLFKEMKFKIEGSISERYPTVQLSLDTFSHLLNLITLTTKEEKERVFPEDQYIKLVGNLKNLFIKIQILQTNIEESRQLVLDELNIHKAMTESLDLLAKQFLNFGEAMITEGKLEPVSEDCLSKINFVDDKYATLRDSEYALHKWSQTEFLAFSTFVSTIKDIITAITNFINTYNDINSGKVYDKITTSSAVKVRKEKQIFQFNKDNVKHSFKVIIVTFLVLIASLYFNLSAGVQALITALLIAAQANLGQATLKERLRFIAVIIAGLYGLVSLIIISLSPHFPVFLALITLGLFIGSYITTGSERVSYAGLQTGIVLPLVMLTSNGPPLTLSIATERFVGVIVGGGIALVVLRFIWPVDPLNQLKEKLSTALQLCGSIYSTILISQDKKEEEVKAMIVSLASDLPTISSLLSDAKYAIRFEKMHAEELLDIIVSIENIYIEFETLNKSVYGERESRLVKTFLSYMKPCYEKVLTIFNTAAEQLKYLKILSPEIDLDSLMLQIDDQRDNFFKRGITQEYDSEEFERFTVVPGSIHNILSLLYKISIAIEQMNEGTLTSAPVRLHDT from the coding sequence ATGACCCTTCAGGATCATATAAGAACCTACAGAGTTAGATATGCAATCAAGGCAACCCTTGCATCAATCATATGTGTAATCATTAATGTAATTTGGCATTTGGAATATGGCTTTTTCTCAGTTATTACCGCCTACATTCTCATAAGCATGTACCATGATAACACATTATTGAGAGGGATTGAGAGATTTATCGGCATCTTTATTGGATCAATGATAGCATTATTAATCGTCAATTTATTCACAGATTCCAAATTAGTTTATTTACTCGGAATGTCGACATGGATATTCATATGCATGTACTTATACAATGATTCACGTTTCCCATTCCCCTACGCCGCATTGATGTGCGGATTATTTTCCGGTCTCGTGATGCTTAAGGGCACAGATTCCTACGACGAGGTTCATCAATTCGCGATCAGTCTTATCAAACAAATCGCCATCGGCGTGATTGTTGCAACCCTCACAGATCGCTTCATTTGGAGTCTAAGGTCCGATAGACATTTACGCGATGCCCTGTCCGCCGTTTTAAATGATTTCGGATCCTTGTTTAAAGAAATGAAATTTAAAATCGAAGGTTCAATCTCAGAAAGATATCCGACAGTCCAACTTTCATTGGATACATTTAGCCATCTTTTAAATTTGATCACACTAACCACTAAAGAAGAAAAAGAGAGGGTCTTTCCCGAAGATCAATACATTAAGTTGGTTGGAAATCTGAAAAACCTTTTCATCAAGATTCAAATCCTGCAAACAAATATTGAAGAATCGAGACAACTAGTCCTTGATGAATTAAATATTCATAAAGCCATGACAGAATCATTAGACCTTCTTGCAAAACAATTCCTGAATTTTGGCGAGGCAATGATTACAGAAGGCAAGCTCGAACCTGTGTCAGAAGACTGTCTATCTAAAATAAACTTCGTAGACGACAAATACGCAACCCTAAGAGATAGTGAATACGCTTTGCACAAATGGAGCCAAACAGAATTTCTAGCATTCAGCACATTTGTTTCCACTATCAAGGATATAATTACCGCCATTACAAATTTCATCAATACATATAATGATATTAATAGCGGTAAGGTCTATGACAAAATTACCACGTCCTCAGCGGTCAAGGTGAGAAAGGAGAAGCAGATATTCCAGTTTAACAAGGATAATGTAAAACATAGTTTCAAAGTAATAATCGTCACGTTTCTGGTACTGATTGCGAGCCTGTACTTTAACCTATCAGCGGGGGTACAGGCATTAATTACGGCACTTTTAATAGCCGCTCAGGCCAATCTGGGTCAGGCCACACTGAAGGAAAGGCTGCGCTTTATTGCCGTAATAATTGCTGGGTTGTATGGTCTCGTTTCACTTATAATAATCTCACTTTCACCACATTTTCCGGTGTTCCTCGCCTTAATAACCCTGGGCTTGTTCATAGGTTCATATATTACTACGGGTAGTGAACGAGTATCATACGCTGGCCTCCAAACCGGGATAGTGTTACCACTTGTCATGCTAACTTCCAACGGCCCTCCGCTAACATTAAGCATAGCGACCGAGCGTTTTGTAGGAGTAATCGTTGGAGGTGGAATTGCGCTCGTGGTGCTTAGATTTATTTGGCCTGTTGATCCGTTGAATCAGTTGAAAGAAAAATTATCAACCGCATTACAATTATGTGGATCCATTTACTCAACAATATTAATATCGCAAGATAAAAAGGAAGAAGAGGTGAAAGCTATGATAGTTAGTTTAGCCTCAGATCTACCAACAATCTCTAGTCTGCTAAGCGATGCCAAATATGCAATTCGTTTTGAGAAAATGCACGCAGAGGAGTTGCTAGACATTATTGTATCAATAGAAAACATATATATAGAATTTGAGACTTTGAACAAATCTGTATATGGCGAAAGGGAAAGCAGGTTGGTTAAAACGTTTTTATCCTATATGAAGCCTTGCTACGAGAAGGTCCTTACTATTTTTAATACTGCAGCTGAACAATTAAAATATTTAAAAATACTAAGTCCAGAGATAGACTTAGACTCACTGATGTTACAGATCGATGATCAAAGGGACAATTTTTTCAAAAGAGGTATTACTCAGGAATACGATTCAGAAGAATTTGAAAGATTCACTGTCGTACCGGGAAGCATTCATAATATCTTATCTCTACTCTATAAAATATCGATTGCAATAGAACAGATGAATGAGGGAACGCTTACATCGGCTCCCGTGAGGCTGCATGATACTTAA